A genomic stretch from Carassius auratus strain Wakin chromosome 35, ASM336829v1, whole genome shotgun sequence includes:
- the LOC113054752 gene encoding C3a anaphylatoxin chemotactic receptor-like codes for MDQTLTDDLDDFWNYFSNESMTDPSVSSEVKNSMRTLSLVIYFLTFLLGVPGNMFVVYIAGMKMKRTVNTIWFLNLATADLLCCLSIPFSVAEKLLDHHWPYGSIMCKILPSVIIINMFASVFTLNLISLDRFTQVITPVWAQNHRSMFIARLSCAAAWILSLVLSLPFMILRQTFTDYNSTLCTFHADEEVDSSLPALGRLSVIRFVFGFLIPLICITTCYGFIARKLGRRHFQSGRAFRIMLAVIVTFFLCWLPYHIVDLMTKYGEKSSSSMASAVDPLTISLAYFNSCLNPILYVFMGQDFKSKVKLSLRHVFERAFSEEGTQASRSTQSQQMHSV; via the coding sequence ATGGACCAGACATTAACAGACGATCTCGATGATTTCTGGAATTATTTTTCCAATGAAAGTATGACAGACCCTTCAGTGTCTTCAGAGGTGAAAAATTCCATGAGGACACTTTCTCTGGTCATCTACTTCCTGACGTTTCTCCTCGGAGTTCCCGGAAACATGTTTGTTGTGTACATCGCTggaatgaagatgaagaggacTGTTAATACAATATGGTTTCTCAATCTAGCGACTGCAGACCTCCTATGCTGCCTTTCTATACCCTTCAGTGTGGCGGAGAAACTCCTTGATCACCACTGGCCGTATGGATCCATCATGTGTAAGATTCTCCCCTCTGTTATAATCATCAACATGTTTGCCAGTGTTTTCACCTTGAACTTGATTAGTCTGGATCGGTTTACTCAGGTGATCACACCGGTTTGGGCTCAGAATCATCGCAGTATGTTCATCGCACGACTGTCCTGTGCAGCGGCCTGGATCTTATCTTTGGTGCTCAGTTTGCCCTTTATGATATTAAGACAAACTTTCACTGACTATAACAGCACGCTTTGCACATTTCATGCAGATGAAGAAGTTGATTCCAGCCTTCCAGCATTAGGAAGGTTAAGCGTCATCAGATTTGTGTTTGGCTTTTTGATTCCTCTCATATGCATCACAACATGCTACGGATTCATCGCACGCAAGTTAGGCAGGAGACATTTTCAGTCTGGACGAGCGTTTCGAATAATGCTGGCTGTAATTGTGACATTTTTTCTGTGCTGGCTGCCGTATCACATAGTGGATTTGATGACAAAGTACGGAGAGAAATCAAGTTCCTCGATGGCTTCGGCAGTGGATCCGTTGACTATCTCTTTGGCGTATTTCAACAGCTGTCTGAACCCCAttctgtatgttttcatgggGCAGGATTTTAAAAGTAAGGTTAAACTCTCCCTCagacatgtttttgaaagagctTTCTCTGAGGAGGGAACACAAGCGTCACGATCCACACAGTCACAACAAATGCACTCAGTTTAG